A genomic window from Luteolibacter sp. LG18 includes:
- a CDS encoding NAD+ synthase translates to MRIGIAQINAVVGDFPGNVKRLVAAYRECLDAGADLVVTPEMSLVGYPPRDLVFKSQFVPKCLQALDHLAGEIRSVPLLVGYVDHHAEGRGKPFRNAAAWLQDGEIRHRIWKTLLPTYDVFDERRYFEPGSVCEPIEWNGHRIGVTICEDIWTEDYLQRPFYDRDPAAELAGRRIDLLVNLSASPFHLGKPAVRRALITDVACEHGVPVVYANSVGGNDQLVFDGHSLAVSADGKLLAALPGFSEAVTVVDLEQGGEVEAPATDSAEDLYQALVLGLRDYVTKCGFSGVCLGLSGGIDSALTAVIAADALGPANVHGLTMPSGFSSSGSVDDSIALTEKLGIRCDTVPIQATFESVKAALKPVFGNLPEDVTEENMQARIRGLYLMSLSNKSGALLLTTGNKSELAVGYCTIYGDMCGGLAVISDLPKTKVYEVSRWVNREREIIPWATIDKPPSAELRPDQKDQDTLPPYDVLDAILEGYVEQHLSADEIIAQGHEESLVRWIQRRVDLNEWKRQQAAPGLRVTTKAFGIGRRMPIVQRFVG, encoded by the coding sequence ATGCGCATCGGTATCGCCCAGATCAACGCCGTGGTGGGGGACTTCCCCGGCAATGTGAAACGCCTCGTGGCCGCGTATCGCGAGTGTCTGGACGCGGGGGCCGATCTGGTGGTGACCCCGGAAATGTCGCTGGTCGGCTATCCGCCGCGGGACCTCGTTTTCAAGAGCCAGTTCGTGCCAAAGTGCCTGCAGGCACTCGACCACCTGGCCGGTGAGATCCGCTCGGTGCCACTTTTGGTGGGCTACGTGGATCACCACGCCGAGGGCCGGGGCAAACCGTTCCGCAATGCCGCCGCCTGGCTTCAGGATGGGGAAATCCGCCACCGCATCTGGAAGACCCTGCTGCCGACCTACGATGTGTTCGACGAGCGCCGCTATTTCGAGCCGGGTTCCGTCTGTGAGCCGATCGAGTGGAACGGCCACCGCATCGGCGTGACGATCTGCGAGGACATCTGGACCGAGGATTACCTCCAGCGCCCGTTCTACGATCGCGACCCCGCCGCCGAGCTGGCCGGGCGCCGCATCGACCTGCTGGTGAACCTCAGCGCCTCGCCCTTCCATCTCGGCAAGCCCGCCGTGCGCCGCGCGCTCATCACCGATGTCGCTTGTGAACACGGCGTGCCCGTGGTGTACGCGAACTCGGTGGGAGGCAACGACCAGCTCGTGTTCGACGGCCACTCGCTCGCCGTGTCCGCCGATGGCAAACTGCTCGCCGCCCTGCCGGGGTTCAGCGAGGCGGTGACCGTGGTGGATTTGGAACAGGGCGGGGAGGTCGAAGCCCCCGCCACCGATTCCGCCGAGGATCTCTATCAGGCGCTGGTGCTGGGACTGCGCGACTACGTGACGAAGTGCGGGTTCAGCGGCGTTTGCCTTGGACTCAGTGGCGGCATCGATTCCGCGCTCACCGCGGTGATCGCCGCCGACGCGCTCGGGCCGGCGAACGTCCACGGCCTCACCATGCCCAGTGGGTTCTCGTCCTCGGGCAGTGTGGACGATTCGATCGCGCTGACGGAAAAGCTCGGCATCCGCTGTGACACCGTGCCGATCCAGGCCACTTTCGAATCGGTGAAGGCCGCGCTGAAGCCCGTCTTCGGCAACCTGCCGGAGGACGTCACCGAGGAGAACATGCAGGCCCGCATCCGCGGCCTCTACCTGATGTCCCTATCGAACAAATCCGGCGCGCTGCTGCTCACCACCGGCAACAAGTCGGAACTCGCCGTGGGCTACTGCACCATCTACGGCGACATGTGCGGCGGCCTCGCCGTGATCTCGGACCTGCCGAAAACGAAGGTCTACGAGGTTTCCCGCTGGGTGAACCGCGAGCGCGAGATCATCCCGTGGGCCACCATCGACAAGCCACCGAGCGCCGAGCTGCGTCCGGACCAGAAGGACCAGGACACCCTGCCGCCCTACGATGTGCTCGATGCGATCCTGGAAGGCTACGTCGAGCAGCACTTGTCCGCCGATGAAATCATCGCGCAGGGTCACGAGGAATCGCTGGTGCGCTGGATCCAGCGTCGCGTCGACCTCAACGAGTGGAAGCGCCAGCAGGCCGCCCCGGGCCTGCGCGTCACCACCAAGGCCTTCGGCATCGGCCGCCGCATGCCGATCGTCCAGCGGTTCGTGGGGTAG
- a CDS encoding alpha/beta fold hydrolase gives MNPRSFPLTPGPPGHGMTAMTKAFRLQFLLLLGLSCGSCVTRRATDFLTLPRRVENGDHWVKETRIRPVRFEVTAGDGIRLSALVVEASPHVRKLGTCYLFHGFGNSKEQMLPTAKKLSAAGFRCVAWDSRGHGKSGGDRATYGTREVDDARRVTAAARKIDTTPGGVETVWAYSMGTAVALQALPSWPEAKAAVLLAPIADLEGILRYQAGKRYSGAMTALLPVVRTSVRQQAGFDPRSIRPVDAVRHTDAKLLFIHGSNDGTVPPVQSARLLDACRPGQGKRLLLLGLGHGSVMWDLPETAGDQAVAFLVKAAGK, from the coding sequence ATGAACCCGCGATCCTTCCCCTTGACTCCCGGCCCGCCCGGCCATGGCATGACGGCGATGACGAAGGCGTTCCGGCTCCAGTTCCTGCTCCTGTTGGGCCTTTCCTGTGGATCGTGCGTGACGCGCCGGGCCACGGACTTCCTCACCCTGCCGCGGCGGGTCGAAAACGGCGACCACTGGGTGAAGGAAACCCGGATCCGCCCGGTCCGCTTCGAGGTGACGGCGGGCGATGGCATCCGGCTCTCCGCGCTGGTGGTGGAGGCCTCCCCGCACGTGCGGAAGCTGGGAACCTGCTATCTCTTCCACGGCTTCGGCAATTCGAAGGAACAGATGCTTCCCACCGCGAAGAAGCTTTCCGCCGCCGGATTCCGCTGCGTGGCCTGGGACAGCCGCGGCCATGGCAAGAGCGGCGGCGACCGCGCCACCTACGGCACCCGCGAGGTGGACGATGCCCGCCGCGTGACCGCCGCGGCCCGAAAGATCGATACCACACCCGGCGGCGTGGAAACCGTGTGGGCCTACTCGATGGGCACCGCCGTCGCCTTGCAAGCCCTCCCCTCATGGCCGGAGGCGAAGGCCGCCGTGCTGCTCGCCCCGATCGCCGATCTGGAAGGCATCCTCCGTTACCAAGCCGGAAAGCGTTACAGCGGCGCGATGACCGCGCTGCTGCCGGTGGTGAGGACCAGCGTGCGCCAACAGGCGGGTTTCGATCCGCGCTCCATTCGTCCGGTGGACGCGGTGAGGCACACCGACGCGAAGCTGCTCTTCATCCATGGATCGAACGACGGCACCGTGCCGCCGGTGCAATCCGCCCGGCTCCTCGACGCCTGCCGCCCCGGCCAAGGCAAGCGCCTGCTCCTTCTCGGCCTCGGCCACGGATCGGTGATGTGGGACCTGCCGGAAACCGCAGGTGATCAGGCCGTCGCATTCCTGGTGAAGGCCGCGGGCAAGTAG
- a CDS encoding right-handed parallel beta-helix repeat-containing protein gives MTLDDARRILGLEAGEDPATHLKDFSEARDRIAELVRTAPNPVIAARYQAGLSEFDAALNVVRVHLAAPEINPVVPAAEAASVPVETPEIEEGEPAITPVESVPAAQPDPVPVAETTAPVILEPLAPAEPATPVEAAIPPVVTALPEPELPAPTATAPTQNLPIDLATPTTKLAPAPAAVVSTPAPAPSPRRGGSGFMVTLLILLLLGVGGGYAWLRMEQEKRLSRTGDIAELEKQGAKFVEDRLWDEARQVQAKIEGIDPGSDVAASLRRGIEAGMSEESQQFIQHWNDRALADFEANHFDAAAEALREVFSKEPKNAQALELQGKIESARKAAAFRTAKESIVAKSQAKDWDGVLKEIAALQAAGNLDAAQTAELAKLSTDARTGKQEAEDRYLKARDFYARAKERDTGKYDAQGLELAREAQALAPNDAEIKALFEKFASYVRTLHVPGDFATVAEALADAHDRDRVVIGEGAWQGPLVVNVAVEIQGAGADKTIITCAAADGSVLTVGPAAKGARVSGMTFRHTSLDAAAERFSAVLVRGGQASFANCHFLEGAGHGLALIAGGRGSASHCRFSSNGWDGVSASGAGSSLEVTDSDVTNNIEHGLDLWDGATGTLTGNRCDGNSRNGIQVDAGAGQVAVTGNQLRNNREFGLVLTRAASGKVANNTLTGNLLGGIMVRTEASKVAVAGNKIQSDTCPGLALEKGVSRDAYAGNQITSAVPANPTVIENVDFNAQPAPEPEVVPAPEPMPAPAPAPAPKPQKKKK, from the coding sequence ATGACTCTCGACGACGCCCGCCGCATTCTCGGACTGGAAGCCGGGGAGGATCCCGCGACCCACCTGAAGGACTTCAGCGAGGCCCGGGACCGGATCGCCGAACTGGTGCGCACCGCGCCGAACCCGGTGATCGCCGCGCGCTATCAGGCGGGGCTTTCCGAGTTCGATGCCGCGCTCAATGTGGTGCGCGTCCATCTGGCGGCTCCCGAGATCAATCCGGTGGTCCCCGCTGCGGAGGCGGCCTCGGTGCCGGTGGAAACGCCCGAGATTGAAGAAGGGGAACCCGCCATCACACCGGTGGAATCCGTGCCCGCCGCGCAACCGGATCCGGTGCCCGTCGCCGAGACGACCGCTCCGGTGATTCTGGAGCCGCTCGCGCCGGCGGAACCGGCCACCCCGGTGGAAGCCGCGATCCCACCGGTGGTCACTGCGCTGCCAGAGCCGGAACTGCCCGCGCCCACGGCCACCGCGCCGACACAGAACCTGCCGATCGATCTCGCCACTCCCACCACCAAGCTCGCGCCTGCTCCCGCGGCGGTCGTTTCCACCCCGGCTCCTGCTCCTTCTCCGCGGCGTGGCGGCAGCGGGTTCATGGTCACGCTACTCATCCTGCTGCTGCTCGGCGTGGGCGGTGGCTATGCGTGGCTGCGGATGGAGCAGGAGAAGCGCCTGTCCCGCACCGGTGATATCGCGGAGTTGGAAAAGCAGGGCGCGAAGTTCGTGGAGGATCGCCTGTGGGACGAAGCCCGCCAAGTGCAGGCGAAGATCGAGGGCATCGATCCCGGATCGGATGTCGCCGCCTCGCTGCGCCGCGGAATCGAGGCCGGGATGAGCGAGGAGTCCCAGCAGTTCATCCAGCACTGGAATGACCGCGCGCTCGCCGACTTCGAGGCGAATCACTTCGATGCCGCCGCGGAGGCGCTGCGCGAGGTGTTTTCGAAGGAACCGAAGAACGCCCAGGCGCTCGAGCTGCAAGGGAAGATCGAATCCGCCCGCAAGGCTGCCGCCTTCCGCACCGCGAAGGAAAGCATCGTCGCGAAATCCCAGGCCAAGGATTGGGATGGCGTGCTCAAGGAGATCGCGGCCTTGCAAGCGGCTGGCAATTTGGACGCCGCGCAGACGGCCGAGCTGGCGAAACTCTCCACCGACGCCCGCACCGGCAAGCAGGAGGCGGAGGACCGCTACCTGAAGGCCCGCGATTTCTACGCCCGCGCCAAGGAGCGGGACACCGGCAAGTATGACGCGCAGGGGCTGGAGCTGGCCCGCGAGGCGCAGGCGCTCGCGCCCAATGACGCGGAGATCAAGGCGCTCTTCGAGAAGTTCGCGTCCTACGTCCGCACGCTGCACGTGCCGGGCGATTTCGCCACCGTGGCCGAGGCGCTGGCGGATGCGCACGACCGGGACCGCGTGGTGATCGGGGAAGGCGCGTGGCAAGGCCCGCTGGTGGTCAATGTGGCCGTGGAAATCCAAGGCGCGGGAGCTGACAAGACGATCATCACCTGCGCGGCGGCCGATGGTTCCGTGCTCACCGTGGGTCCGGCTGCGAAGGGCGCGCGCGTTTCCGGAATGACCTTCCGCCACACCTCGCTGGATGCCGCGGCGGAACGTTTCTCCGCGGTGCTCGTCCGCGGGGGACAGGCGTCGTTCGCGAACTGCCATTTCCTCGAAGGCGCGGGTCATGGGCTCGCCCTGATCGCCGGCGGCCGCGGCTCGGCCAGCCACTGCCGCTTCTCCAGCAATGGCTGGGATGGTGTCTCCGCCAGCGGCGCGGGCAGCTCGCTGGAGGTCACCGATTCCGATGTGACCAACAACATCGAGCACGGCCTGGACCTGTGGGACGGTGCCACCGGCACGCTCACCGGCAACCGCTGCGATGGCAACAGCCGCAATGGCATCCAGGTGGACGCCGGAGCCGGCCAGGTGGCGGTCACCGGGAACCAGCTCCGCAACAACCGCGAGTTCGGCCTCGTCCTCACCCGTGCCGCGTCCGGCAAGGTCGCGAACAACACTCTGACCGGCAACCTGCTCGGCGGCATCATGGTCCGCACCGAAGCCAGCAAGGTGGCGGTGGCTGGGAACAAGATCCAGTCCGACACCTGCCCGGGCCTGGCCCTGGAGAAGGGCGTGTCCCGCGATGCCTACGCGGGGAACCAGATCACCTCCGCCGTGCCCGCGAACCCCACGGTGATCGAGAACGTCGACTTCAACGCCCAGCCCGCGCCCGAGCCGGAAGTGGTTCCCGCACCCGAGCCGATGCCTGCCCCGGCTCCCGCTCCGGCACCGAAGCCGCAGAAGAAGAAAAAGTGA
- a CDS encoding AlkA N-terminal domain-containing protein yields the protein MIDPHAAYQALAARDPRFDGVFFVGVTSTGIYCRPVCPAKTPVAANCRFFASAEAAEKAAFRPCLRCRPELAPGHAPVDKAQRIAHRIVHGIHEGLADEGASLEEIASRFGLSSRQLRRIVQQELGVSPIELLQTRRLLLAKQLLTETRLPVTEIAFASGFSSLRRFNDAFLRHYRMPPTRLRKEAAGDEIPRPGDTSTLLLTYRPPYDWEGTLGFLRHRAILGVELVTDTAYSRTVRLGNHRGWITVTHDPAKRALRVEFTHTLAPVLPTLLDRLRNLFDLTARPDLIAGHLAQDERLREAVLATPGLRVPGAFGGFELAVRAILGQQVTVKAATTLAGRFARAFGEEIATPFPELTHLTPRSETIAQADPGDIAALGVVGARAASLIAVARAFRDGSLRLDPGGDPDDAIARLVALPGIGPWTAHYIAMRALRWPDSFPKEDIALRKSLGGVSSREAEALSQAWRPWRSYAVIHLWRSLSEK from the coding sequence GTGATTGACCCGCACGCCGCTTACCAAGCCCTCGCCGCCCGCGATCCCCGTTTCGATGGGGTCTTCTTCGTCGGCGTCACCTCCACGGGCATCTACTGCCGCCCCGTCTGCCCGGCGAAGACGCCGGTGGCCGCCAATTGCCGCTTCTTCGCCAGCGCCGAGGCGGCGGAAAAGGCGGCGTTCCGCCCCTGTCTGCGCTGCCGTCCTGAGCTGGCTCCCGGCCACGCCCCGGTCGACAAGGCCCAGCGCATCGCCCACCGGATCGTCCACGGCATCCATGAGGGCTTGGCGGACGAAGGTGCGAGCCTCGAGGAAATCGCCAGCCGCTTCGGCCTCAGCTCCCGCCAGCTCCGGCGCATCGTCCAACAGGAACTCGGCGTCTCCCCCATCGAGCTGCTCCAAACCCGCCGCCTGCTGCTGGCGAAACAACTCCTCACCGAAACCCGGCTACCCGTCACCGAGATCGCCTTCGCCAGCGGCTTCTCCAGCCTGCGCCGTTTCAACGACGCCTTCCTCCGCCACTACCGCATGCCCCCCACCCGGCTGCGGAAAGAAGCCGCCGGAGACGAAATCCCGCGACCCGGCGACACCTCCACCCTGCTGCTCACCTATCGCCCGCCCTACGATTGGGAAGGCACGCTCGGGTTCCTGCGGCATCGAGCGATCCTCGGCGTGGAGCTGGTGACGGACACCGCCTACTCGCGCACGGTGCGGCTCGGAAACCACCGAGGCTGGATCACGGTGACCCACGATCCGGCGAAGCGCGCCCTGCGGGTCGAGTTCACCCACACCCTGGCCCCGGTTCTCCCCACCCTGCTCGATCGACTGCGGAACCTCTTCGACCTGACCGCCCGCCCCGACCTCATCGCCGGTCACCTCGCGCAGGACGAGCGACTCCGGGAGGCCGTCCTCGCCACGCCTGGACTGCGGGTGCCCGGTGCCTTCGGCGGTTTCGAACTCGCGGTCCGCGCCATCCTCGGCCAGCAGGTCACGGTGAAGGCCGCCACCACTTTGGCAGGTCGGTTCGCACGGGCCTTCGGCGAAGAAATCGCCACCCCGTTCCCGGAACTCACCCATCTCACTCCACGCTCTGAAACAATCGCCCAAGCGGATCCTGGCGACATCGCCGCCCTCGGCGTGGTCGGGGCGCGTGCCGCCAGTCTCATCGCCGTGGCCCGCGCGTTCCGGGATGGCTCGCTGCGGCTCGATCCCGGTGGCGATCCGGACGACGCCATCGCGCGGCTAGTGGCCCTCCCCGGCATTGGCCCGTGGACCGCCCACTACATTGCCATGCGCGCCCTGCGCTGGCCGGACTCGTTTCCGAAGGAAGACATCGCCCTCCGGAAAAGCCTCGGCGGGGTCAGCAGCCGGGAAGCCGAAGCGCTCTCACAAGCCTGGCGGCCGTGGCGAAGCTATGCCGTGATCCATCTGTGGCGCAGCCTTTCGGAGAAATAG
- a CDS encoding methylated-DNA--[protein]-cysteine S-methyltransferase, whose product MTYRYKHMDSPVGVLTLVARGEKLSAILWENDDPERVRLGELVEDAGHPVLVETERQLREYFAGRLETFSVPLDFAGTEFQRKVWMALTTIPFGETRSYAEIARQIGSPQAVRAVGAANGRNPISIIAPCHRVIGANGKLTGFAGGLEAKAFLLRIEAKGQRDWFA is encoded by the coding sequence ATGACCTATCGCTACAAACACATGGACTCGCCCGTGGGCGTGCTGACGCTGGTGGCCCGCGGGGAGAAGCTCTCCGCGATCCTGTGGGAGAACGACGACCCGGAACGGGTGCGGCTGGGGGAGCTGGTGGAGGATGCCGGGCATCCGGTGCTGGTGGAGACCGAGCGGCAGCTCCGGGAGTATTTCGCGGGGCGGCTGGAGACGTTCAGTGTGCCGCTCGATTTCGCCGGGACCGAGTTCCAGCGGAAGGTGTGGATGGCCCTCACCACGATCCCCTTCGGCGAAACCCGGAGCTATGCGGAGATCGCCCGCCAGATCGGCAGCCCGCAGGCGGTGCGGGCCGTGGGTGCGGCCAATGGCCGGAACCCGATCTCGATCATCGCGCCCTGCCACCGGGTGATCGGGGCGAATGGGAAGCTCACCGGGTTCGCCGGTGGCTTGGAGGCGAAGGCGTTCCTGCTGCGGATCGAGGCGAAGGGCCAGCGGGACTGGTTCGCGTGA